The following nucleotide sequence is from Ensifer adhaerens.
CGACGAGCTTCTGTGCAAAGGTAAGGGCCGCCGCCGTCTTCGGATCGGCGGACTTGCCGTGCTGCGCTGCCGTCATCTCCTCGGCGGTCGCGCCGGCCTTGCGGCCAAGGGCAGTATGAGCCGCCAGGCAATAGTGGCAATCGTTGCGATCCGCGACGGCAACGGCGATCTGCTCGCCGAGCTTGGCGCCGAGGCGTCCCTTGCCGAGCGCGCCGAAGGAGCCCCACATGCTGGCAAGGGCCGCCGGTGAATTGGCGACGGCGCGGAACATGTTGGGTGCTACCCCGAAGGCGGAGCGGATTTCGCCAAGCAGTTCGGCGCTGGCGCCAGTTGCCGAAACGGGGTCGACTAGATTAATTCTGCTCATGGTTTTCTCTTTCTATTTGCTGGAGGGAGAAAATTGCCGGTCCGCCGATGGCAGTCGTCGGACCGGCGCCGACATCATCGTCTGTCCGCTTGCGACGCAGGAAACAGCGCTCGCGAATTCCG
It contains:
- a CDS encoding carboxymuconolactone decarboxylase family protein; the protein is MSRINLVDPVSATGASAELLGEIRSAFGVAPNMFRAVANSPAALASMWGSFGALGKGRLGAKLGEQIAVAVADRNDCHYCLAAHTALGRKAGATAEEMTAAQHGKSADPKTAAALTFAQKLVEARGQVSDVDVRTLRDAGFDDEDVVEIIAHVALNLFTNYINVALAVPVDFPGVKLVREAA